From Permianibacter aggregans, a single genomic window includes:
- the aceF gene encoding dihydrolipoyllysine-residue acetyltransferase has product MSTKEIKVPDIGDAKDVEVIEVLVSEGDSVNKEDSLIVVESDKATMEIPSSGAGKIKELKVKVGDKVSEGTLILIVEESGGSDKDKDDGKDKEKEDEKKPKDEGKKGEDSKDKEKQDKSDKDDDKAEKKKTADSKPKGEGKEETVKVPDIGDAKDVEVIEINVKEGDSVEKDDTLIVVEGEKATMEIPAPFAGTVKSIALKVGDKVSQGSTIGVVKSEADGEEEKSGETDQAKDENQQKSEAKGGARQSDFAAEGRGTVLHAPMPIEPGRDAPVPDYPLQRKGGDGKALHASPAIRRFARELGVNLEKITATGPKGRILKEDVQSFVKFELNRPKPTTSAAGAAPELPTIDYSKWGEIETTSLTRIQKVSSVNLHRNWITIPHVTQHDDADITEMESFRQSLKSEAEKKGIKLTPLVFVMKALVNTLKAFPTFNASLSNDGETLVLKKYWHIGIAVDTPDGLVVPVVKDVDKKSLFELSEELAEISKKARDKKLGVDAMQGSTFTISSLGGIGGTYFTPIVAWPNVAILGLSRNTMKPVWDGKEFKPRLMLPMSLSYDHRVIDGAVGARFITHLGANLNDIRRLLL; this is encoded by the coding sequence ATGAGTACAAAAGAAATCAAGGTTCCGGACATCGGTGATGCCAAAGACGTCGAAGTCATCGAGGTATTGGTCAGTGAGGGCGATAGCGTCAACAAGGAAGACTCGCTGATTGTTGTCGAAAGCGATAAGGCGACGATGGAAATCCCGTCGTCCGGTGCCGGCAAGATCAAAGAACTCAAAGTTAAAGTCGGTGACAAGGTTTCCGAGGGAACGCTGATCCTGATTGTTGAGGAAAGTGGCGGCTCGGATAAAGATAAAGACGACGGCAAAGACAAAGAAAAGGAAGACGAGAAAAAGCCCAAGGATGAGGGCAAGAAAGGCGAAGATAGCAAAGACAAGGAAAAACAAGACAAGTCCGACAAAGACGACGACAAGGCAGAAAAGAAAAAAACGGCCGACAGCAAACCGAAAGGCGAAGGCAAGGAAGAAACCGTCAAGGTACCGGATATCGGCGACGCCAAAGACGTTGAAGTCATTGAAATCAACGTCAAGGAAGGCGACAGCGTCGAAAAAGACGATACGCTGATCGTGGTCGAAGGCGAAAAAGCGACGATGGAAATTCCGGCGCCGTTTGCCGGCACCGTCAAATCGATTGCGCTGAAAGTCGGCGACAAAGTTTCGCAAGGCAGCACCATTGGCGTCGTGAAATCAGAAGCCGACGGTGAAGAGGAAAAATCTGGGGAAACGGATCAAGCCAAAGACGAAAACCAGCAAAAATCCGAAGCCAAAGGCGGCGCCCGCCAGTCCGATTTCGCGGCCGAAGGTCGTGGTACCGTGCTGCATGCACCGATGCCGATTGAGCCGGGTCGCGATGCGCCAGTGCCGGATTATCCGCTGCAACGCAAAGGCGGTGATGGCAAGGCTCTGCATGCCTCGCCAGCGATTCGCCGTTTTGCCCGCGAGCTTGGCGTTAATCTGGAAAAAATCACCGCGACTGGACCGAAAGGCCGCATTCTGAAAGAAGATGTGCAGTCGTTCGTCAAATTCGAACTGAACCGGCCGAAGCCGACCACCAGCGCTGCCGGTGCGGCGCCGGAATTGCCGACCATTGATTACAGCAAATGGGGCGAAATCGAAACGACGTCATTGACCCGGATTCAGAAAGTATCCAGTGTCAATTTGCACCGCAACTGGATCACGATTCCGCATGTGACTCAGCATGACGATGCCGATATCACCGAGATGGAAAGTTTCCGTCAGAGTCTGAAGTCAGAAGCCGAGAAAAAAGGCATCAAACTGACGCCGCTGGTGTTCGTCATGAAGGCGCTGGTCAACACGCTGAAAGCGTTCCCGACCTTCAACGCAAGCCTCAGCAACGATGGCGAAACCCTGGTGTTGAAAAAATACTGGCATATCGGTATCGCCGTTGATACGCCGGATGGCTTGGTCGTGCCGGTGGTCAAAGACGTCGACAAAAAGTCGCTGTTTGAGCTGTCGGAAGAGCTGGCCGAAATCAGCAAGAAAGCGCGTGACAAGAAACTCGGCGTCGATGCGATGCAAGGCTCGACGTTCACGATTTCCTCGCTCGGCGGCATCGGCGGCACCTACTTCACGCCAATCGTTGCCTGGCCTAATGTTGCGATTCTGGGCCTTTCACGCAATACGATGAAGCCGGTCTGGGATGGCAAGGAGTTCAAGCCGCGCTTGATGCTGCCGATGAGCCTGTCCTACGACCATCGGGTGATTGATGGTGCCGTAGGTGCGCGCTTCATCACCCATCTTGGCGCCAATCTGAACGATATCCGTCGGTTGTTGTTGTAA
- the aceE gene encoding pyruvate dehydrogenase (acetyl-transferring), homodimeric type produces the protein MQDIDSIETQEWLDALDGVLENEGVERAHYLMERLIDKARRSGAYLPYTATTAYINTIPPSKEPTYPGDKAIEARIRSIIRWNALAIVLRASKKDLELGGHIASFASSATLYDVGFNHFFKGDEGQGGDLVYIQGHASPGIYARAFMEGRFNEEQLSHFRQEVDGKGISSYPHPWLMPDFWQFPTVSMGLGPIQAIYQARFLKYLENRDLQKTDGRKVWAFMGDGEMDEPESMGAIGMAGREKLDNLIFVVNCNLQRLDGPVRGNGKIIQELEADFRGAGWNVIKVIWGRYWDPLLARDTTGALLRIMEQTVDGEYQNCKSFGGAYTRKHFFGKDPETAAMVANMTDTDIWRLNRGGHDPSKVYAAYHQAVNHKGAPTVILAKTVKGYGMGESGEGKNIAHQVKKLDIEAIKHFRNRFRVPIPDDQLENLPFYLPPEDSPEMKYLRERRKSLGGFLPARRPKSESLEVPELKAFEAVTNGSGDREISTTMAFVRLLNVLMKDKKIGNRIVPIIPDEARTFGMEGMFRTYGIYSSVGQLYDPVDADQVAYYKEDRKGQLLEEGINEAGAMSSWIAAGTSYSSNNYPMIPFYIFYSMFGLQRTMDLAWAAGDMQTRGFLLGATAGRTTLNGEGLQHEDGHSHVLASTIPSCVAYDPAFGAELAVIVQDGLRRMVENQENVFYYITLMNENYQQPALKKGSEEGILKGMYLFNEVDVAVKGKGKKAPKVQLFGSGTIMTEVMAAAELLRDNHGVSSDIWSVTSYTELRRDGLDCDRHNLLHVDKDERVPYVTQMLKDRDGPVIAASDYMKSLPDLIRQWVPTNYRVLGTDGYGRSDSRANLRRFFEVDRYFITVAALKSLAEKGDVPSKAVKDAITLYGIDVNKPNPVTV, from the coding sequence ATGCAGGATATCGATTCGATCGAAACCCAGGAATGGCTCGATGCGCTCGATGGCGTGTTGGAAAACGAAGGCGTAGAACGCGCCCACTATCTGATGGAGCGCTTGATCGACAAAGCCCGCCGCAGCGGCGCCTACCTGCCGTACACGGCTACCACCGCTTACATCAACACGATTCCGCCGTCGAAAGAGCCGACTTATCCGGGTGACAAAGCCATCGAAGCACGCATCCGTTCGATCATCCGCTGGAACGCGCTGGCCATCGTTCTGCGCGCCAGCAAAAAAGATTTGGAACTCGGTGGCCACATCGCGTCGTTTGCTTCCAGCGCGACGCTTTATGACGTCGGCTTCAACCACTTTTTCAAAGGTGATGAAGGCCAAGGCGGCGACCTCGTTTACATCCAAGGTCACGCTTCGCCCGGCATCTACGCCCGCGCGTTTATGGAAGGCCGTTTCAATGAAGAGCAGCTGAGCCATTTCCGTCAGGAAGTGGATGGCAAAGGTATTTCCTCGTATCCGCACCCCTGGTTGATGCCGGATTTCTGGCAATTCCCGACTGTGTCGATGGGCCTTGGTCCCATTCAGGCCATTTATCAAGCGCGCTTTTTGAAGTATCTGGAGAACCGTGATCTGCAGAAAACCGATGGTCGCAAAGTGTGGGCGTTCATGGGCGATGGCGAGATGGACGAGCCGGAATCAATGGGCGCCATCGGTATGGCCGGCCGTGAAAAACTCGACAACCTGATTTTCGTCGTCAACTGCAACCTGCAACGGCTCGATGGTCCGGTGCGTGGTAACGGCAAGATCATTCAAGAATTGGAAGCCGATTTCCGTGGCGCCGGTTGGAACGTAATCAAAGTGATTTGGGGTCGCTACTGGGACCCGTTGCTGGCGCGCGACACCACCGGCGCGCTGCTGCGCATCATGGAGCAGACTGTCGACGGCGAATACCAGAACTGCAAATCGTTTGGCGGTGCTTACACCCGCAAACATTTCTTCGGCAAAGATCCGGAAACGGCAGCGATGGTCGCCAATATGACCGATACCGATATTTGGCGCTTGAATCGCGGTGGTCACGACCCGAGCAAGGTGTACGCGGCTTATCATCAAGCGGTCAATCACAAGGGCGCGCCGACCGTCATTCTGGCGAAAACTGTCAAAGGGTATGGCATGGGCGAGTCTGGTGAAGGCAAGAACATTGCTCACCAGGTCAAGAAGCTCGATATCGAAGCGATCAAACATTTCCGCAATCGCTTCCGGGTGCCGATTCCGGACGACCAACTGGAAAATCTGCCGTTCTACCTGCCGCCGGAAGATTCGCCAGAAATGAAATACCTGCGCGAACGCCGCAAATCCTTGGGCGGCTTCCTGCCGGCGCGTCGACCGAAATCCGAATCCTTGGAAGTGCCGGAGCTGAAAGCCTTTGAAGCGGTGACCAATGGTTCTGGCGATCGCGAAATCTCGACGACGATGGCCTTCGTGCGCTTGCTGAATGTGCTGATGAAAGACAAGAAAATTGGTAACCGTATTGTGCCAATCATTCCCGATGAAGCGCGCACCTTCGGTATGGAAGGTATGTTCCGTACTTACGGCATTTATTCGTCGGTCGGTCAGTTGTACGACCCGGTCGATGCCGATCAGGTTGCCTATTACAAAGAAGACAGGAAAGGCCAGTTGCTCGAAGAAGGGATTAACGAAGCGGGCGCGATGTCCTCGTGGATTGCCGCGGGTACCAGCTACAGCTCGAACAACTACCCAATGATCCCGTTCTACATTTTTTACTCGATGTTCGGTCTGCAGCGGACGATGGATTTGGCCTGGGCCGCTGGTGACATGCAAACACGTGGTTTCCTGCTTGGTGCCACAGCCGGTCGCACGACCTTGAACGGCGAGGGGCTGCAACACGAGGACGGTCACTCGCATGTACTGGCGTCGACGATTCCGTCCTGCGTTGCTTACGATCCAGCGTTCGGTGCTGAACTCGCTGTGATTGTTCAGGACGGTTTGCGCCGTATGGTCGAGAATCAGGAAAACGTCTTCTATTACATCACGCTGATGAACGAGAATTATCAGCAGCCGGCACTGAAAAAAGGCAGCGAAGAAGGCATTCTGAAAGGCATGTACTTGTTCAACGAAGTCGACGTGGCGGTCAAAGGCAAAGGCAAAAAAGCGCCGAAAGTGCAGCTGTTTGGTTCCGGCACGATCATGACCGAAGTGATGGCCGCCGCCGAATTGTTGCGTGACAATCATGGTGTTTCATCGGACATCTGGAGTGTAACCAGTTACACCGAGCTGCGTCGTGATGGCCTGGATTGCGACCGCCACAACTTGCTGCATGTCGATAAAGACGAGCGCGTGCCGTATGTCACGCAAATGCTGAAAGATCGGGATGGCCCGGTGATTGCTGCCAGCGATTACATGAAGTCCTTGCCGGATCTGATTCGTCAGTGGGTGCCAACCAATTATCGCGTGCTAGGCACCGACGGTTATGGTCGTTCCGATTCGCGTGCCAATTTGCGCCGCTTCTTCGAAGTCGATCGCTATTTCATCACCGTGGCCGCACTGAAGTCGCTGGCCGAGAAAGGCGATGTGCCGTCGAAAGCGGTCAAGGATGCCATCACGTTGTACGGCATTGATGTCAACAAACCGAATCCGGTGACCGTGTAA
- a CDS encoding TetR/AcrR family transcriptional regulator, with translation MTAQRETVKRDTREAILELAERLFYEKGFRGFSYADLAGPLNVKPAAIHYHFPSKDDLGVAIIERIRERLSLTAQRFEQDQSPWPQRLDTLFNYYSHLCDVHGGVCAIGISATEAESLGSAMQVQIRLLIKEVLNFLVQVLARGRDAGAFHFEGKAEDQATWILASLGGALQLQRLTGMAQLKTVIGEIRHNLISAD, from the coding sequence ATGACCGCCCAACGAGAGACAGTAAAACGAGACACTCGCGAAGCGATTCTGGAACTGGCCGAGCGCTTGTTCTATGAAAAAGGTTTTCGCGGCTTCAGTTACGCCGATCTGGCCGGTCCATTGAACGTCAAACCCGCCGCCATCCACTACCACTTTCCGAGCAAGGACGATCTGGGCGTCGCCATCATCGAGCGCATTCGCGAACGGCTAAGCCTGACCGCTCAGCGCTTCGAGCAAGACCAATCACCCTGGCCGCAACGACTCGACACTTTATTCAATTATTACAGTCACTTATGTGATGTGCATGGCGGCGTCTGCGCGATTGGCATCAGCGCCACCGAGGCTGAATCTTTGGGTAGTGCGATGCAAGTGCAAATCCGCCTGCTGATCAAGGAAGTGCTGAATTTCCTGGTGCAGGTGCTGGCCCGTGGCCGCGATGCCGGCGCCTTCCATTTCGAAGGCAAAGCCGAAGACCAGGCTACCTGGATTCTGGCCTCGCTCGGCGGAGCACTACAGCTGCAGCGACTGACCGGCATGGCCCAACTGAAAACGGTGATTGGCGAGATCCGTCATAACCTGATCAGTGCCGACTGA
- the ampE gene encoding regulatory signaling modulator protein AmpE, protein MLAATFIYKFIHEQGQQMTLLAIVLVLVLELYFRISPSYRNFRWFVRFRRWLQRQFPAQFEGLGGVLFICALVPLVLVILLALPSGFGGQVGYLFVSALVLWYCLGPEDLRSVLNPYIAALERADRQSAWEHANTIIDADAGEDAPSMARKISEWIFTNINSRYIAVLFWFVLLGPAACLFYRLVVMHHDMVQREPQHAHKEPVGQLLMLLNWLPARLTALVFALVGDFMRGYSVLHPYWRDGAASIEQMLLKTGLGALGFNDELSADPLEENIQALALAERALILIVVLIALLSLFGALL, encoded by the coding sequence ATGCTTGCCGCCACGTTTATCTACAAGTTCATCCATGAACAAGGACAACAGATGACCTTACTCGCGATTGTGCTGGTGCTGGTGTTGGAGCTTTACTTCCGAATCAGCCCGAGTTATCGCAATTTTCGCTGGTTTGTGCGCTTTCGGCGCTGGCTGCAGCGCCAATTTCCGGCCCAATTCGAAGGGCTCGGTGGCGTGCTGTTTATCTGCGCGCTGGTGCCGCTGGTGCTGGTCATTCTGCTCGCCTTGCCATCCGGTTTCGGGGGGCAGGTCGGTTACCTTTTTGTCAGTGCATTGGTGCTCTGGTATTGCTTGGGGCCGGAAGATCTGCGCAGCGTGCTGAACCCCTATATCGCCGCACTGGAGCGAGCTGATCGGCAAAGTGCCTGGGAGCATGCCAACACTATTATCGATGCTGATGCCGGTGAAGATGCGCCGTCGATGGCGCGCAAAATCAGCGAATGGATTTTTACCAATATCAACAGCCGCTACATCGCCGTGTTGTTCTGGTTTGTTCTGCTTGGCCCGGCGGCTTGTCTTTTCTACCGTTTGGTCGTCATGCATCACGACATGGTTCAGCGCGAGCCGCAGCATGCGCACAAGGAACCGGTCGGTCAGTTGTTGATGTTGCTGAACTGGTTGCCGGCGCGTTTGACGGCGCTGGTGTTCGCGTTGGTCGGTGACTTCATGCGCGGCTATTCGGTGCTGCATCCGTACTGGCGCGATGGCGCTGCCAGCATCGAACAAATGCTGCTGAAAACCGGTCTTGGCGCGCTCGGCTTCAACGACGAGCTGTCTGCTGATCCGCTGGAAGAAAATATCCAGGCATTGGCGTTGGCCGAGCGGGCGCTGATCCTGATTGTCGTTCTGATTGCTTTGCTATCGCTGTTTGGCGCGCTGCTGTAA
- a CDS encoding IS4 family transposase, translating to MDKAKTMKTVLANLAQILPAGSVPILVMDAGFRNPWFKAIEKHGWHWVARIRGQVCYQKRLDKDWQACQTLHETATAIARRIGDVRLAKTHPHRCTLHLYKSKSTDSKRHRHRAASRDANVLKARRRAKEPWVLASSRSLSDLSSQEIVAIHKQRMKIEESFRDTKSHLGWRFEEMRSYLRHKIENLLIVAAVALFTLTVIGRYAESQQMQKDYQANTETKRRVLSVLKLGWNVVRNRFTFRLALMRQALQDMTKVEYA from the coding sequence ATGGACAAAGCCAAGACCATGAAAACGGTGCTGGCAAACCTGGCTCAGATCCTGCCAGCGGGAAGTGTGCCCATTCTGGTCATGGATGCCGGCTTTCGCAATCCTTGGTTCAAAGCGATTGAAAAGCACGGTTGGCATTGGGTGGCCCGAATCCGAGGCCAAGTTTGCTACCAAAAGCGGTTGGACAAGGACTGGCAAGCCTGTCAGACCTTGCATGAAACCGCCACGGCAATAGCGCGCCGGATTGGCGATGTGCGGCTTGCCAAAACCCATCCTCACCGTTGTACGTTGCACCTGTATAAAAGCAAATCGACCGACAGCAAACGACACCGGCACCGTGCTGCCAGCCGGGATGCCAATGTGCTGAAAGCGAGGCGACGGGCAAAGGAACCCTGGGTGTTGGCCAGCTCACGCTCGCTGTCCGACTTGAGCAGTCAGGAGATAGTGGCCATCCATAAACAGCGGATGAAAATCGAAGAAAGCTTCCGCGACACCAAATCCCATTTGGGGTGGCGCTTCGAGGAAATGCGCAGTTATCTGAGGCACAAGATCGAAAACCTGTTAATCGTGGCGGCGGTGGCGTTGTTTACCTTGACGGTGATCGGTCGTTACGCCGAATCGCAGCAAATGCAGAAAGACTACCAAGCCAACACCGAGACGAAACGGCGCGTGCTCTCGGTGCTGAAACTGGGATGGAACGTCGTGCGCAACAGATTTACCTTCCGTCTTGCCCTTATGCGACAAGCATTACAGGATATGACGAAGGTCGAATATGCATAA
- the ampD gene encoding 1,6-anhydro-N-acetylmuramyl-L-alanine amidase AmpD — MSYAPRYPDATFVESPNFDARPDPQDISLLVIHAISLPPESFGGPYVRQLFQGKLDAGAHPYFADIASLQVSAHFFVRRDGAVEQFVDCGMRAWHAGKSSFAGRERCNDFSIGIELEGSDNQPFADAQYSALVALTAWLLQEYPGLSPQRIVGHEHIAPGRKTDPGPYFDWARFRQELSDNRF, encoded by the coding sequence ATGAGCTACGCGCCGCGTTATCCCGACGCCACGTTTGTGGAATCACCGAATTTTGATGCCAGGCCGGACCCGCAGGATATTTCGCTGCTGGTCATTCATGCCATCAGCCTGCCGCCGGAATCCTTTGGTGGGCCTTACGTGCGGCAATTGTTCCAAGGCAAACTCGATGCTGGCGCTCATCCTTATTTTGCCGATATCGCGTCGCTGCAGGTGTCAGCGCATTTTTTTGTCCGGCGTGATGGCGCTGTTGAGCAGTTTGTTGATTGTGGCATGCGCGCCTGGCATGCCGGCAAATCGAGTTTCGCAGGGCGCGAGCGCTGCAATGATTTTTCCATTGGCATCGAGCTCGAAGGCTCCGACAACCAGCCGTTTGCCGACGCCCAGTATTCCGCGCTGGTGGCGTTGACCGCTTGGCTATTGCAGGAGTATCCGGGTCTGTCGCCGCAACGCATCGTTGGTCATGAGCATATCGCGCCGGGCCGCAAAACCGACCCTGGGCCATATTTTGACTGGGCCCGTTTTCGGCAGGAGCTATCGGATAACCGCTTCTGA